A stretch of Glandiceps talaboti chromosome 18, keGlaTala1.1, whole genome shotgun sequence DNA encodes these proteins:
- the LOC144449215 gene encoding uncharacterized protein LOC144449215: MDDLEVAHQDIFLLTNTSQKDAERRDEERHCRDVSPNRQSDRHRRDGDRKFDRHGDRDRHNEHDRVRDIDRHSERHSEHWRDRHGEHDRHRQSEYDSDRHSSQGRRDHSERSHRKDISSKSREQGQKTSRTESVRQKKEVPKMYQYSNFASEKSDNKSDSRAKGKDARFGESAFSRDHKQKSRSRSNERGTKRRHSSSRSRNKGNKKAMKKRTRSSSSSSDSSRERRRKCRKKKNSSSSSSDSESSSSSSSSDSSVERHREKKMKQKRIKRKKKKLKKKMKKKMKAEARKAKKLAKQKQKADVPIPGPFPADAQVPGSFPGSFPGSFPGPAPSVDDESRPVRSMAPMTKEQWDKQQSVVRRVFDPETGRTRLVKGDGEILEEIVSKERHKEINKQATLGDGRSFQASLGLNRY, translated from the exons ATGGACGACCTAGAAGTCGCTCACCAAGATATTTTTCTTCTAACAAACACCAGTCAG AAAGATGCAGAGAGAAGAGATGAAGAGAGACATTGCAGAGATGTGTCTCCAAATAGACAAAGTGATAGACACAGGAGAGATGGTGACAGAAAGTTTGACAGACATGGTGACAGAGATAGACATAATGAACATGATAGGGTGAGAGACATAGATAGACACAGTGAACGACACAGTGAACATTGGAGGGACAGACATGGTGAACATGACAGGCACAGACAAAGTGAGTATGACAGTGACAGGCATAGTTCCCAAGGTAGAAGAGATCATAGTGAGAGAAGTCACAGAAAAGACATTTCCAGTAAATCTAGGGAACAAGGACAGAAGACAAGTAGGACAGAATCTGTCAGACAGAAAAAAGAAGTGCCAAAGATGTACCAATACAGTAATTTTGCAAGTGAAAAGAGTGATAATAAATCAGACAGTCGTGCCAAGGGGAAAGATGCAAGATTTGGAGAGTCTGCTTTTAGCAGAGACCACAAACaaaagtcaaggtcaaggtcaaatgaaaGGGGGACCAAGAGAAGACATAGTTCAAGTAGATCAAGGAATAAAGGAAACAAAAAAGCTATGAAAAAGAGAACCAGAAGTTCTAGTAGTAGTTCTGATTCTTCAAGAGAGAGAAGGAGGAAATGTAGGAAGAAGAAGAATTCAAGCAGTAGTTCCAGTGATAGTGAGTctagcagtagtagtagcagtagtgaTTCATCAGTTGAAAGACACAgggaaaagaaaatgaaacagaaGCGAATcaagagaaaaaagaaaaagttaaagaaaaagatgaaaaagaAGATGAAAGCAGAGGCTAGGAAAGCAAAGAAGTTggccaaacaaaaacaaaaag CTGATGTCCCGATACCTGGACCTTTCCCAGCTGATGCCCAAGTGCCAGGATCTTTCCCAGGATCTTTCCCAGGATCTTTCCCAGGACCAGCACCGAGTGTAGATGATGAGAGTAGACCAGTAAGGTCAATGGCTCCTATGACAAAAGAACAATGGGATAAACAACAAAGTGTTGTCAGAAGAGTATTTGATCCTGAAACAGGGAGAACCAG GCTTGTCAAGGGGGATGGAGAAATCTTAGAAGAAATTGTCAGTAAAGAAAGacataaagaaataaataag cAAGCCACTTTAGGTGATGGGAGGTCATTTCAAGCAAGTCTTGGATTGAATAGATACTGA
- the LOC144448807 gene encoding ribonuclease P/MRP protein subunit POP5-like, whose translation MVRFKNRYILCELVMESDRLVYPIEQKDIYFAVKQAIERCHGDYGAGVTQGGLSVKYLNTYTKTVLIRVRRDHHKLLWSALPFIKSIGKQQVFLHSLHIGGTIRSCQKFLTKYGRQQLVVLLQKCRTQEERKAVQKSLLNIKLSIKRQSKNGADEDDDFSD comes from the exons ATGGTGCGGTTTAAAAACAG GTATATACTGTGTGAGCTGGTTATGGAGAGTGATCGTTTAGTCTATCCAATTGAACAGAAGGATATTTACTTTGCTGTAAAACAAGCCATAGAGAGATGTCATGGGGATTATGGAGCTGGAGTTACCCAAGGAGGGTTGAGTG TGAAATATCTGAATACCTACACTAAGACTGTTCTTATCAGAGTAAGAAGAGATCACCACAAGTTACTGTGGTCAGCATTACCATTTATCAAATCAATTGGAAAACAGCAAGTTTTTCTCCATTCATTGCACATAGGAG GCACAATCAGGTCTTGTCAGAAATTCCTGACAAAATATGGCCGACAGCAATTGGTGGTCTTGTTGCAGAAGTGTAGAACACAAG aGGAAAGGAAGGCAGTACAGAAGTCACTTCTTAATATTAAACTGAGCATAAAGAGGCAGTCAAAGAATGGTGCAGATGAGGATGATGATTTTAGTGACTGA